The DNA window AAATTCCTGTCCCCCACCTATAAATGGGCTCCTGCTGTATGCATGCGAGGATCCTCCTGCAAAACACTAAAGTCTGGGTCTAAAATCAAAGGGATTCTGATAGTTTTACTACCATTGACATGACTTGGAAGTTCGAGCTTTataattcatagttttattcGTCAATCAAtcccttaattttttgtttgctctGAGAAAGACTAAACAGTATCCAGGACACAGATCCTTTGCAGGAGAATAATCTGGGAGCTGCAGGCACACATGAACATGGCATCGGTAGCATTGACGATGATTCTAATGAAAGAAGAAGTGGCATAGTACACAGCAGCAAATTTGCACATGGCGGCTCAGCTCATGGCGGCTCAGCTCATGGAGGTGCACGTGGTGGTGGAGCAACTGGGGCAGCTGACAATGCAAATGGTGGTGGCGAAGCACAAGGAGGTAGAGCAGTCGCCCCGTTAGTCATAGCAGGTGCTGCAGCTAATCACCGACCAAACAACCACCACAATGCTGGCAGCCGCCAAGTGAACTGCATAGTGCCTTCATTGATTACAACCACCTTTGTTGCTCTCATTGTACATTAAGCTAAGTGTAGATTGATTCATAATGGTGTTTGTCACTCAGTTTCTAGTATCGTATGATGTCAGGTGTTTTTCTAAAAAGCATTttctttaatgatttattttattttatttttaacaccattaaattaaaataataaaaaaaacattaaaacaaatattaatttaatatattttcaagataaatgtacatttgttttttcctcATATGATCTTAGAAACACACcctttatattaactttgacattttcaattaaatttttctatgtttgtttGTCACTATAAAAGTTGgttaacagaaaacacttttcagtcaaaaaaaaatttagttt is part of the Populus alba chromosome 10, ASM523922v2, whole genome shotgun sequence genome and encodes:
- the LOC118060087 gene encoding uncharacterized protein, which translates into the protein MAKTTRIKSQLLGLIVIASLCLSASSTPLDDKPFLPDPLQENNLGAAGTHEHGIGSIDDDSNERRSGIVHSSKFAHGGSAHGGSAHGGARGGGATGAADNANGGGEAQGGRAVAPLVIAGAAANHRPNNHHNAGSRQVNCIVPSLITTTFVALIVH